In Setaria italica strain Yugu1 chromosome I, Setaria_italica_v2.0, whole genome shotgun sequence, the genomic window AATGTTCATCACCAATTCGAACTTCCATCACGGCCGAACCCTGTGCtgtagcctccatgtaccattcgtgaacttgtacatcttcgttgggagACGTTTCACCAACTGCGACCACATGAGCAATTTACCATACTCATATTTTCATTTAGTAGGCACAGGGTGcgttgggatgtgatcctcccctcgaaatTGTGTTGCTATCAGACTTGTATCTTTACTGAATTGCAGCAGGTTCTTCTCAAACTCAGAAAGCACCACAAGCGGGGCAACCGATTGGCTAGATTGGGTTCCAAGTTGAGGAATAGTTGtcccacttttcttcctcttcttagcTACCTGCTTTGTTATCTGTCTTTGTAACCAGTTAGCGGAGGTTTCTCTAGCTGTTTCCTTTACTCTGCCTCTATTCTTCTGATGAAAGACCGAAGTTTACGCTTATCAAGTGGTGGCTCCTGATTCTGTTTCTGCCTCCATGCTTCTTTTTGAGCCTCACTCCATGCTTTGTACTCAGCTTCCACTGCTTCCTTCAGTTCCTTATTTGTCATATCATATGGTAATTTCTCaactggttgcttctccttctacttcttctccttcttcttagGAGGTGGACGAGGAACTGAACGCTTCTTCAtaggagggggaggtggactcatgcttggATCCCTTTCTGGTACTGGACTTATACTAGGAGACCTGCTGGTAGCGGAGAGGGTGGCctggcagatggcgtaggtgatcttgcccttgagctttgaggagatgatcccaaggtcaggggattcggctgcgtaatccttatgtagcgcttgagCCATAGAATCGAACCATGGatagcttctcctagattcttttccccgacACCTCCAAGGATCTCAagttccaggtcatcccaaTCGTCGGCTACTCAGTCCACTCCAACTTTGGCATAACTACGAGCTAGAATCTCCAAGTCATGTAGTGTTTGACCTTGCGTCggttgctcagccacaccataagccaccactatgagcttgtttttcacgggagtaacaagctcacaaggggctctcccagtgGTGTCATCCACTGGGTGGTGTTCCTCAAGTATCTTAGTGGATCCTCCAACTGGGTCCTCCATGGAAGCGACACTGCTTCAACGCTGAGTCAGGCTTACGTCGACATGTGGTCCTGATGCTGCAAtagctgcttgttcactggcttgtttgctcAGAGCTTGCGCCACTCGCCGGTCTATTATTTCCTTCATTCTTTCCTCTAATGTTGCTACTTGTTCTTGCAGCTCTCACAACTGTCGTGCTTGGTCGGCCTTGCTTCTTTGGCGACTTCTATATGAttcaatgtgctcacgaaaggcaaacttACACCGAATgactcctttgcctcggcatCGTCCAGGGTGTTCGGAATTTCCAAGTGCCATTGTCGACTCATCCCTCTCTTGATCAGGCACGAAGGATCCATCGACCGTATTCTTTACTAAGTCATCAAGTCACGTAGCTGCTTCTCTTATTTCATTGCCGAATACAATTGATCCATCTTCGGAATTGAGCTTGCCGCCATGAGCATAAAACCAATTCTTTGCTCGCTCAGGCCATTCGAGAGTATATGGTACTATTGCCCTAGCAAttaggtcatcttccatcctttgCCATTTCATGACCCCCGACTTGTAACCTCCTATCCCAAGATGATAGAAATATTGCTTCTTCTGGGCATTGCTGGTATTGGTTTGAGTTGACGACTGGCTCTTGTCTGACTCCTTGAACTGTACAAAGGAATCCCAGTGATCCCTTAACTTTGGGTGCTTATTGAAATCAGGTGTaagccccttctttatgtactctttgttcaagtttttcttgtacGTCTAAAACGCAATTGCAACCTTCTTTAAGCCCTATTCTTTCAATTTGTCTTCATCTACATCTTCGaatgtgaagttttcttttacttgTTGCCATCACATAGCCTTCTCTAGGTCAGGTACGTAAAGGACCGGGTTTGTGGCAACTGGGACGTTGTTAGgttttttccaattctgaaagctgATTGGGATATTATCTCTGACAAGGAACCCAATCTGATTCACCAACTTTGTCTTAGCATTGGCAGCAGCAATCggttcaccatcttcagcaATTTCTGTGATGATGTTACAGCCCTCtaacttcttgttcttgcctcGTTTCTTTTGATGCCTGCTGCTCGATCCAGATCGCTGAAAAATGACAATTGAAATGTTGCATGATTGGAATGTTGCGTGATGATGTTTCTTTTGATAAGAAgagaattcaaataatgtttacaTATAATACTTGATATACCttgccttgttgcccatcattgcttCCCTCGGCAACtggttgctcctcattgcctccctcggcaattgtttgctcctcattgccatcaccagccatgttgaggtagatgtcagccTGGTTGTGATCGATCTCTTCATTTGGTTGATTGCCGCCTTCAGCAATCATCTGAAATATGAGCTCCTGTGCCGTTTGTACGTCATGCTCATCCTCTGATCGTTCCATTGTAACTAGTACAATATAAAAGGGTGactacaaaaagaattaaacacttatacaatttgtaacaataaataaaTGACTAAAGAAAGCTTTTTCTAGTACGTAACATGGCTAAATAAATGacaatttgtaacaataaataaatgactaaaaaataacaatttgtaacaataaacaaaaagaattaaacacttataaTAAGAATGACATATATGTAACATGTACAATTAATAAGCTTTTCCAACAATTTTTAGGTAATTCATATactgcagaaataaaaaaaataaaaagaattgacaacaaaaataaaatgaagcACTGCTAGAAAATGAGAGCAAAAATAGAATGGaacacttatacaataattgagtacaaaaatatttacagtggTTTGCACATTTCTATAGTtgattgaactatttgatgaattttgtaacaataaatgacaacatcataaaatttctcgataatttctaagtatttcaattcacgGGAGAAATCAATTCTAATTCATTTGCTAGACGAGAAATACTAGGAATAAGATTTCTCATCTCCCTTGGTGAAATCTAATTGATTTAGTAATACTAGAAATAAAATCTAAGTGTTTGgagatttatagttttttatatgaactcggatggatACAACTTATTTCTATGCAAAAGGGCAATCATACCTAGCTAGAAAATACTAGTGGCACAGGAAAATCAGAGTTATTGATGCGATAACATTATCAAAACACATTGTCGCTCCTTCCATCCAAACACCGTACTCTtccccaagagcatgaaggacttcccgCCAATTCGATCCAACTCCACTTtgggagcatgccggtggactcCGACTCCATCGCCTCCATCGCCGACTCGGTGTCCGCTACCAGCTTGGCATCCGTCGGACCTACATCGATAGAGCAAGGTCttcacccaaggatcatcatgccacatgcccagcaggtcggcgatctctctctctctctcaaagagGATCCCGCGCATCCTCGCGGTAACCCGCCCACCCAAAACCCTCTGATCTAATCacgggctagatcgcatcagcaacaccattgctgagtgcatcaacctctccaaGGCAGCACTCCACCCCGGAAGGTCAGCGTAGGGCTCTCCCTGTGCTccttttggcatcaagaactCGGCTGCCGTGTTTTCCGAAAAACTCGTGCAGTCTTTCCAAATCCAATCTAACGACCCACCTAGTTTCCAGACTGCGGCGAGTTCTAGGTACCTCGCTTCACCCTAACCCCAAACCCTTACGGCGAGGGTGACGACGGAAGCTCTACATCACTAGATCGGGAAGTCTTCGCTGTCTCCGCTGACAAAccttaaaagctatgtactcttttCACATTTtgcattgaataaataaaacctccaAGGTTCTTTGTGTACCCACTACCTTCTTGCTTTCTTACCTGAGCCCTTACTCATGCTCGGGAGCTATCCAATCTAATCGACAGAACAAACCCTCATCGTTATGCTCAGGGGCTTCCCTCGTTACGCGCCGACCTCTGGGTCACACCCCTTCTCCTACCCCTCTCACGGCAAATACAACTAACTCATATGGACGGCGTCCTACTCATGAAACCCAGACAACTTTGCATCCGCCCCCTCCACAAGCTTGAGATTCGCTCTTAGCAGAGTGCTGACCAGGCAAGGCTGAacgcttagcggctacaggcctaaTCTACATGATGTCCTGTCGTATCCACCAAAGGAGGGATGGACGCTTTTCATTTGCACAAGTTAATTGCCTAGCTTACTTGTCTCACAATACAGATTGATACACATCATAGTTTTTCTATTACAGGTCCAACTCTTTGACTACCTCCTCCACGGGTTGTTGATACTGGTCAGCCAACTCCGGAAGGCTATCAGGATCGAAGCCCTTGGCAACCCCCACTCCGATGCGCTCCACGTCTAGCCGAGAGAAATGCATCTTGAGAAGCGCAATGACATTCTTCGCGCACACCATGGTGGTTTCCTTCATCAACGCCTTCAGCCGACCAGGAGCACTTCTCAGACGGTCCAGTAGCAGCTTTGGCTCGGTAGGATTGGCCTTAGGATGAGTACTCGATTCTCTTCATCAACATCCGCCAATCACAACAACCAAGACGGAGCCAGACTGCAAGGACGATGATGATCATTCCACCTcggcacaaatcaagctaagtcttatttttaattaaatattttatagCTTCCGTATATCTCCACATGCCTTGGTTCTCCTATGTCTCTATGGCTTTCACCGACCACCCTGGTCATACCCTGACTGCTAAATGGGCAGTCGGGGCTGCGTCCTACAAGTGCCCAACGCACGCTTCTGCTTTTCCGCATAGTTCCGACTGCTTTGTGGCTTGTCCGTctctcttaacggttgctaaagtactcgggtagcacacACTTTGATCCGTGAAACCTCGACTCATCTTGTGATGCCCcatctacaagctcgagatccgctctcagcagactGCTAGCTAAGCAAGGCTAGATGCTTAAACATAACATGCTAACTACCCAAGGAAATTACATGGCCCACAAAAGAAGGACGTGCAAGGATTTATTTATACGCTGAATAAAACtccgagttattcaattattaaatgttcCACAGTATGTTACATAATATTTGCATTGTACTTTTATAGCTCAGAAACTACTTGACGAGCCTCCTGCCACTCGGCCGACCTCCCAAGCTCGGAGGCTAGGTACGGGAGGCGACTCTGCGTGCCTCCTACGGCTCAgccgacctcccaggctcgggggttggGTGCCACAAacgactcagcgtgcctcctaCCACCTGGCTGACCTtcctggctcgggggctgggtgctgGAGGTAACTCGGTGTGCTTCTGCAGCTCGTccagctcccaagctcgggggctgggtgcggcAGGTGACTCGGCGTGCTTCCGTGGTCAGCTGGCTCCTAAGCCCGGAGGCCGAGTACGGCAGGCGACTCGGTGTGCTTCCGTGGCTCGGctggctcccaagctcgggggctgggcgctctagacgactcggcgtgcctcctgtcACCCGGCtaacctctctggctcgggaCGGAAGGCGACTCAGCTTGCTTCCGGGCTCACCTAGCTCCTAGGCTTGAGAGCTGGGTGCCACAGATGACTTAGCGTGCTTCTGTGGCTCGGTCAGCTCCCAGACTCGGGGGGTTGGGTGCCACAGATGACTCGACGTGCCTCCCGTTGCCCGGGCAACACctctggctcggggcgggaggtgATTCGGCGTACTTCCAGGACTCTGCgggctcccaggcttgggggctaggtGCCTTACTTTGGTTgacgtgcctccttggctccgctagtcctcgcacTCGAGGGTTGTGCACTGTATTCAGATcgacgtgcctccgtggctccgctagtccttgcgctcgggggctgggtgccttactttggtcggcgtgcctcctagCTCCgtcagtcctcgcgctcgggggctgggcaccgtATTCAGTTCGGCGTGCTTCcttggctccgctagtcctcatgCTCAGGGGCTGAGCATCGTATTTAGGTTGGCGTGTCTCCTTGGCCCCTCCAGCCCTTGTGGTCGGGAACTgtgcgcctatttcaggtcggcgtacCTCCTTGGACCGATCTTAAACGCTATACCAACTATATGAAATACAAGATTCTAGACCCttggaccgattactttaattgCTTCAAGgctcggggctactccatatggagtgcgtcttgcgacacCCTCCATATGCTTCTCTTCAACCTGAAGGATGCCCAACATCTTGAAGCTCGGCAGTTGCTTGCGTCACGTGCATTTGGTCAACACTTGCTCAAAATAtaattctttcttctttttgagcactACACAACCTCGTTGTCATCATGACGGAAATCTACCATCAGCCGAATACATTGAAGGCCTCGCTATACATCCGTAAAGTTCCTGTTCGACTCCACATTGCTCGGGGGTTTGAGGGATACGGGTACCCACGAATTCCCACCGACTAGTATACTGGTCggcctaacaagtgggccccacCCTCCCGTGGCGTGCAGGGCAAGGCATAAAGACGCGTGGAGTATAAGCTCGGAGGCCGGGCGAACGGATTCTACCCGGATATTACGGGATACACGTTGTAgtccaactcagattgctttccatgtaataaccgactaggattagatcctatctgaTTGTAACTCTAAGTCATCatcctatataaggcggccagggacACCCTCGAGGGGGGCCGGAACTCAACCCAACAAATGTTAACTCTTCGCACCCGCGATCAACAATACAATCTACTAGAACACAGGACGttgggtattactctccagaggctCGAACCAATCTAAACTTTGcgtctctgtgttaccattcgagttcttgatcttgcaatctcccccgcctacaaatctaccacttgggtaacccctggtggactgccggtcactcaATTCGACAGTTggaatattaaaataaaaatgttgaagtagttattaaaaatgttgaaatgttaaaataaaaaatttaaaataacatATTGGAGCTCATTGTACCGCATAAATTCCAACAAATATTATGGTTTAAATGGATTTCAAATCTGATTTATGGTTTAAGAGAAAAAAatcatttgaaatttgaatttcgttTAACATCCCATCCACCCCCTCCTCTCCCATGGTGACACGTGTCTGGTCCACCCATGTAGCTGTGTGCACTCGTGCTCCACATGGTGCTCCTTCTGTTTGGATCAATCTCACAGGTTCTTTCAGATTTGCGCCAATCTTAAACAATTGAAGATACAATTCCGGTCTTTCCGTGAGTTTGGTGGCAACTTGGCAAGACAAAATTAGGCCCAGCTTTAGTTGTTGGGCTGTCTTGTGCCCTTTCTTAAACAGCACCGTATTCGGGCCTGGGTTCCTTGATCCTACATTCCTACTTCCTCAATACTAGCCTGGACCCTGGAATGGCAAGAAATTACAGCGAGCGTATGATGTGCTTGCTCATTTCACCCAGAAGGACAAAGCAAACAAGTTTAAGCGAGTGCAAAATGAAAACTTAGGAGGCACTGTGCAATTTAAAACCACACGTGACCAAGAAATGTTGTTATACACTAGTGATTTCAGCTTCGCCTCCGTAGTGCTACACTGCTGCATCCATCCTCAGGCCGCATCATGGTGCTACACTGCTACGAAGAGTGATCGATGCAGCATGCGAGGTTCTTGTGAGAATTATGGGCTTCTGGTTGGTTTCAGCACGAAAACTCTCACCTCCCGCTGCTGCAAGTCCCCTTGTAATTGACTGGCAATGGCTTCCTGCTTGACAGCATCAGATCCTGATCAATTCATTTTTTGTACTTGAAAGCGTCAGCTCCCAATTAACGGCTATTGTTTTTGCCCTGGCCGGCCTCTTGTCCATCAGCTCAACTGCCACACACCGATCGGTCAGATGGTGAGCCGCTGCATTTCATCCGTCGGCGCAACGAGTTCCTCGACTTGGTGCATATAAGCGCTCTTCCTTTCCGGCACAAGGGGAGTGTCCTGGGTTGAGCAACAGAGGTTTAGATGGCAAACACCTTATAATGTGCTCTTATGAAACAAAACGATACAAATATGGCACGACAGTCACTTGCTCTCCTAGTTCTTTCCCAGGCCTCTACTGATGTAGAAAcaaactatgcaaaaaaaaaaacagcttcTAAAAATGCTATTTCCACAGACAATAATGCTTTACAATTGAGGTTGCGTTTCCCTAGTCTTAACTACAATAACCCTGCAAACAGAATTGCCCCTCTCAAGCCAAACACTACACCTTCCCTGTCAGCCGCTTCTGCTCCTCACCTTGTCCCCACTAGCAATAATTACAATGGTTTCTTGAGACCTGATCATGTCCCGGCACCAACATGCAGACCTTAATAGGAAAGTTAAAAGGCAACAGAACTTTGTAAGAGTCTAAGAGATACCCCAGTTAATGTTCAACAGTTTATTTCCAGACACAAAGAATACAGTGAAACAAACATTGCAGCAGAAAGCTGCAGTCTTCATCTCAAAATGACACAGGATACCAATGGATCGAGAAAAACACTTATCATGTGATTCATGAGAGCTTAGTCACAGCGCACAACAGGCGGCACTCAGCAATTTCATGATTGTGCCAACAATAAGCCCTAACTAATTTAGGGCAGGCCACAATGGCAGCTTGGCAGGACAATGACAGTGACAAAACACAAATCACAGACAAACACACACAAGCAAATGGCCGTATCAATATACACCTGGATCCATCCTTGTTACTGGATTCAGCTGAATAGATTGGGAATACAGGCTCCTGAGTCTGGATTCTGTTGTTCCTTCCAGATACGACCTGTGACACGCAGTTTCAACTCTTTCCTATCCCCACCTGAGAAGAAGAGAGCCATGTTTCGCTGAATTATTAGGCCATCATGGCTGTCCCTAACCTTCCGGTGGCTGTCACGGATGCTGCGGGGAGTGCCCTCCCATATCATCTTCCTGCCATTTGCCCCGACCTCAAGGCTATAGCTGTAGTTCCTAGCATCATTTTCATCTCCCATAAAACGGAGAAAAGCCATGTATACCGGTGCCATTCCAAGCTGGAAGGCCTCAAAGTGCAAGCAAAAGTACTGCCCAAAACAATGAAAAACCTAGAAACAGAGAAGATAGTATCAGACTAATATCACTTGATTCAAACACAGATAAAGCATAACTTTTTATCACTTCAGAAAGCATAACTTTTTATCTCTtcagaatttaaaaaaaaaaaacttgttctTGTGTTACAACTTAAGCATTTCCAATAAGGAATGTTCAAGATCACTGAATGCGATATAGGCTGATAAAAGAAGGCAATCAAGAGACAAAGAAAATAATGTGGGTACTTACAGTTAACATCCAGGTTGCGTTTTCAACCTCTCTTGGGTTGGACTTGACATAGCGGTGATTAAAAGTACACCCAGAGTGCATGTCAACTTTATGATCATCTCGTAGATGCGCGACAAGAAAAGGAATATCCCCTACAACTGAGCATTCAGAACCTGCATATGGGCAGTTGTATGGCCTAAAATTGCACTGTGATTCATGCTTGAGTTTGCTGTAGTATGGGAAGACTTCTGGACAACCAAGAGAGTAGTATTTGCAAGGCAGTTCAAGTGATTCGGCCACTTTTTCTAATGCCAGACACCTGATGTCACCAAGCTCCTGTCGACAGGTTGGGCACCGGTTGTGCACCCGAGTTTTGCAGGTGGAGCACAGAGTATGACCATTTTGGCACTGTAACATAGGGAAAATATTAGTCGTTTATAAGCTACTAGTTATGTTGATTCTTGAAAAGAGAATGGGAAGAATTGAAACTTAGTTATGTGAAGAAACATATTATTCAATGTACTTGGATGAAAAAGTTTAAAGATAGAGAAAAAAGTACAAAACGAAACAGGAAAGTCATGCTAACATTTGGTACGTACTTAGTTTTGAACTTTCACTTGTGTAGAGAACAAATTTCTTGACTTGAGAATTTTAAAGGCTCCAAGCAAGATAACTAGCAGTGACGAAAGCACATGACCTCAATGCTTTTACTTCAATATACAACTAAGTAGCTTTTTTACATATGTAGACCCTAATTTTTTATACACATGATATGAGAAACCTTTTGGGTTATTTGTCATGCTGTCAACCAATTTCCAAATTACGACTGTCATTATAGTCagcttgagagagagagagagagagagagagagagacagaaaTTTGCAGTCCTATCTCCTATGAGTAGGAACCAACCAAAGAttgcacaagaaaaaaaatgagtgcaagaaaagaaaaggaacaaaaGGAATCTAATTAGTTGccaaataaaaaggaaaaggcatGATACTACAGCAGTCTGATACTTGTTATATGCCAGATTATGTTTAGCAAGTAcataagtgtttttttttcttttagtcACTCTCAAATGAAGAGGGAATAAatgagatgtgactttggcactactgaaggatacatttcgatatttgggatcaatgctacaacgagatggggatattgatgatgatgttagtcatagaatcaaagcggggtggatgaagtggtGCCAAGCATaaggaattttatatgacaagagggtaccattgaagctaaaaagcaagttttataggacggcaattagacctgcaatgttgtatggtgcagaatgttggcctacaaaaagacgaCATGTTCAGCAGATAAGTGTTAcggaaatgcgtatgttgcgttggatttgaggtcatacgagaagggatcgagtccggaatAAGGATATACGTAATAGgctaggggtagcaccaattgaagaaaagcttatccaacttcggctgagatggtttggacatgtccaacaaAGGCCTCCGAaggcaccggtgcgtagtggaaccctaaggcgtaacagtaatgtgaagagaggcagaggaagaccaaaattgacatgggaagaggcaataaaaggaaatttgaagggatggaatatacccaaagatttagccctggatagaagtgcttggaaaacagctattcatgtgtccgaaccctgatttgtggctcttgttgggtttcaactctagcctaccccaacttgcttgggactgaaaggctatgttgttgttgttgttgttagtCACTCTCAAATGGATGAAATTAACATATATAGAGCTCAGGAACAATATCTGCACTGTGTAAACAGATGCATAGACAACAAACTGTACTATAGAAGAAAATGCCATAACTCATCAAGCAACAGAAACCTATTATCAACATTTTGACTGGTCAATTCAGACACAAACATAGCAGCATTGGAGCATCCATGGTTGAATTGATGCCATCTTATTAGTGTCgatgaaaaaacaaaaacttgATTGGTCCGTGGTGTGCTATTCAGAAAAGTATGCACATCCATAGAACCTGATCGATATATCAAGATTAGTTCTTAAAAACTATGTAGAATGTGGAAGAAGCGATTATTTTGAAGAATAGTTGGTTACAAAATGTTCAGTTCAGGAAAAGAGAAGATTGGATGTGTTGGAGGGTTGAGAACTAGCTGTACTCCAGCATGGAATTTTTAAGCTTAGAGAAAATCAAAATACCTAACAGTAAACAAAGAACAATTGCTCAAATTAAACTAAAGGTCAGTTCTAGTCCCCAATCCTTACCTTACCCTTGTACATCGGCATGAAAGCATGCAAGCACATCCTTAAAAGCCGAAATGAATTAGAAGAACAGGCCATGTGGCCTTTGTTATTTGATGTAGAAGTGCATAAACGTCGTGTTCAAAACAACACAACACCCCATAAACATCTGGCCTAACCCTCATTCTCGCTCCCTGGTGTTAGATTCCACTACCAAGCATCTAATACAATGAATCAGGTCCAAAAAGTTAAGAGAATCAGAGAGAGATGTAGCAGGAGAATGCTAAAGAAGTCCTTATCTGTTAATGCTCTACCGCACATTCTGATTGCAGACACAAGCATAAATTCACTGCAATGAGATACTGCTCAATGCAGTGCCTGATTTGATTCCAGACTAGACTTCGGAGTAACAACTAAACACAGTCCATGAGCAAATAGGGAAGGAAACTAAACTTGTGTATGCCAACATTCATATATGTAAGCTGCATCAAAACTGCAATTTCAAAGTAATCTACACTGTCTGCAGGAAGCACAGCATCAGCAGGGCGCATGGCCAAGCATTTGCACTAGTTGGTGAAGCAAAAGTTATTCCCACGAGTCAAATGTACCGATTACGCTATGCCTTATGGAAGAAAGATTGCGGGGGATTAAGCTCACAAGCAACCAAGATCCTATATTGCGGCAAGCACCACCAGATCACGCAATTGCAAACCCGGTAGACCAACAAGCCAAGATCCGAAAAGGAAGGCAAGAAACGAATCGGGGCGGACCTGGTGGATGGGCGGGTACATGGAGTTGGTGCAGACGGGGCACTCGAGCAGCTCGTGCACGCCCGTGGCCGGCGAAATGACGAGCGGCCCCGCTCCCGTCCCGCCCGGCACCGGGCCCCCGGCCCGGTCGGAGACGACGACCACGttgacggccgcggcggcggcgctgccagCGGAGGAGGCGGACTTGAGGAAGGGGCGTGGGAGCTGGGCGGACGTGacggccgcggcgtcgtcgtcgtcctccatgcCGTCGGAGTAGGACACGCACTCGATGCTGTCCAGCTCCATGGCCCGCCGCAGATCGAGCCGAATCTTGCCGGGCCCTGGGTCTGGGTccgtccccctccctccctccctctctctccccctcctcgGGTGGGCTCGGCAAGTTCGAGAACAAGCTGCTCCGCCCTCCGAGGACTCGGAACTCCaccgggcgcggcgcgggctgcgagggaggggaggagaggagcaggGGAGGCGATGAGTCCTGACGGCGAAGGGAATTGGGAGGAAAtgggaggggaagggaagggggagaGGAATGTGTGTGGGGTCGGGGGTTGCGGCGGGTGGCGTGATGGTGGGGGCACTTGATGGCGCTATTATGCTGCGGGTGGGGTACACGCTTTTGCTGCGTTTTTTTGGGGGGGTGGTTTTATTGCTGACAGAGAGAGCGGAGCAGGTGGGTGCGGTGCACgttcaaatttgaacttgtCGCCCGGCGGACGGAGGAGGACAGCGGGCGTgggctggccgccgccggggacagACAACCGGCGGGGGGGCACACATGTGGTCTCAGGAATTTGCGCTGCCGTCGTGGGTTGGGCTCGGGGACAAGGCCAGGAATTTCTAGTGCAGTATGTGCATGTCTAGCGAATATTGGTTATCTGcgatttcttttttgtttctcttgtTTTGTCACTCAAGTCCAACCTCTCTCCTTCGCCGCTTATGTTTAATTTTGCGTGTTGATTATATGGGCCAATCCAACACCATATATTAGGGATTGATGAAATTTCCTCCGACTCTATTACatatgaactccaacaatcagCCATCCTCATTAAATCGACAGTATTTGATCAGAGAAAATCC contains:
- the LOC101753703 gene encoding E3 ubiquitin-protein ligase SINAT5, which encodes MELDSIECVSYSDGMEDDDDAAAVTSAQLPRPFLKSASSAGSAAAAAVNVVVVSDRAGGPVPGGTGAGPLVISPATGVHELLECPVCTNSMYPPIHQCQNGHTLCSTCKTRVHNRCPTCRQELGDIRCLALEKVAESLELPCKYYSLGCPEVFPYYSKLKHESQCNFRPYNCPYAGSECSVVGDIPFLVAHLRDDHKVDMHSGCTFNHRYVKSNPREVENATWMLTVFHCFGQYFCLHFEAFQLGMAPVYMAFLRFMGDENDARNYSYSLEVGANGRKMIWEGTPRSIRDSHRKVRDSHDGLIIQRNMALFFSGGDRKELKLRVTGRIWKEQQNPDSGACIPNLFS